A segment of the Streptomyces sp. ITFR-21 genome:
CACGGCCGGCCACCACGCGCTGTCGATCCTGACCGCCTGGTCCGGCCAGCGCACGCGGGCGAGGACCGGGTGCCCGGTGTTCGCCGCCTGCCGGGCGCGTTCCCGGTACCGGCCTTCGACCGCGGCCGAGGGGGGCTGTTCGAAGCAGCGCAGGACCGTGCTCCCGGTGTCCGTACGCAGCAGGCACGCGGTGGCGTTGGCCCCCTCGAAGGGGTCGCCGGGATCGGCGGCGGGGCCGGGTGCGGGCTCGTCCGCGGTTCTTCTCCTTCACCGATGAGCCCCGCGCGCGCTGTGCGGGAAGCGTACGGGCGGGCCGGGACTCACGTCCGGTCCGCGCCGGCGACGCGGCCGCCGCCGCTCCCGCCGCTCCCGCCGGGTCCGCCCGGCCGCGCGGGGTTCCGACCTGTTTCGGCCCGGCCCGGCTGTCTCACCGCGACCGGGCCGTCGACCGTGTCGTACGCCGCTGCGCGGAGGGGAGGCGGCGTCCTGCCGGTAGTGGACGGTCGGCCTGCCGTGGCGGGCCGAGACCGTTCTGAGCCGCTGTCACCCACAGGGTGCGAATCGGTCATTTGCGGCGTAAATTGGTCATTTGTCGGCCGGGGAACATCTCCGGCTGCACAACTGAAAGGCGTACCCGCATGCGCTTCCCGCGCGTCATCGCCAGCCGCCGGACCCTCCTGATCACCGTGATCGCCGTAGCCGGCCTCGCGTCCACCTCCACACCCGCCTTCGCGGGGTCGCAAACCGCCACCCCCGGCGTCCCGTCGCACATCGGCCTCGGCGTCCCCGGTGGCAACGGTCCCAACGGTCTGGGGGTCAAGGGCGGTATCGGCGGCCTCGGCGGCATCGGTGGTGCCGCCGGCGCCAACGGCAACGGCGGCATCGGCGGCGCCGGCGGGAACGCCAACGGCATCGGGAGCACCGGCGGCGGGGGTGGCGGGGGCGGTGCGGGCGGCGCGGGCGGCAACGGCGGCCCCGGCGGCAACGGGGGTGCCGCGACTCTCGGCGGCACCGGTGGCAAGGGCGGCGTAGGCGGGGTCGGTGACGCCGGTACCGGGATCGTCGGCGGGAGAGGCGGCAACGGCGGCGCCTCCACGGCCGGCGGCGGCCACAAGGGCGGCACCGGCGGGGCCGGCGGTGCCGCCAGCCCGGTGTGCCCCGGCAAGCCCGGCGGCAACGGCACCGACGCCACGGCCACCGCGGACGGCGTCACCGGCGCCACGGGCGCTGCCGGCCGCACCGCTCTTCCCTGCTGACGGCGCGCCGGGCGAGAACGCAGGTAGGTCCGCTTCCCACCCCCGGGGCCGGGAAGCGGACCTGTGCGCGACAGGACGGCCCCCGGGACGAGTTGCCTGCGCTGTGTACCGTGATCACCGACGCGTGGTCAGTGGCGTCCGGGCGGCACCCGGGTCGCCCTTGGCGGCGAGCCGGGTGCGCACCCCCGGCGGGGCCCAGCGGATCTCACACCGCGCGCAGTCCGTGGGACCGGAACTGTGCCCGCACCCGGTCCACCAGAGCCCCGTCGGGTACGGGGGTGTCCCGCAGCGGGAAGGGCAAACCGAGGGCTTCGTACTTCGCGGCCCCGAGTTTGTGGAAGGGGAGCACGTCGATCTGCTGCACGTTCCCGAGGCCCGCCGCGAAGGACGCGAGGCCGTCCACGGCCGCCTCGTCGTCGGTCCGGCCGGGCACCAGGACGTAGCGGATGCGGACCGGGACCCCGAGCCGGTCCAGGCGCGTGGCGAAGCTCAGGGTGGGGGCGAGCTCGCCGCCGGTGAGCGCGCGGTAGGCCGGTACGTCGAAGGACTTGACGTCGAGCAGGACCAGGTCGGTGTCGGCGAGCAGTTCGTCGCTCGCGCGGGCGCCCAGGAACCCGGACGTGTCCAGGGCGGTGTGCAGACCGGCCGCACGGCACCGGCGCAGGATCTCCGCGGTGAAGGCGGGCTGGAGCAGCGGCTCTCCTCCCGTGAGGGTGACGCCGCCGCCGGCAGCGCCGATGAAGGCCGCGTACCGGCCGATCTCCGCCATCACGTCGTCGGCGGTCGCCCGCCGCCCGTCCCGCATGTGCCAGGTGTCGGGGTTGGCGCAGTACAGGCAGCGCAGCGGGCAGCCGCTGAGGAAGAGGACGAACCGGGTGCCGGGCCCGTCCACGCCGGTCGACAGGTCCCAGGAGTGGATCCGGCCGGCAGGCGCCGGGTCGGGGGCCGACGGCCCCGGAGCGGCCGCGTGCCGGGTGTTCACCGGGCACCGTGGAAGGTGCGGCTGATCACGTCGAGCTGCTGCTCGCGGGTCAGGCGGACGAAGTTGACGGCGTAGCCGGAGACCCTGATGGTCAGCTCGGGGTACTTCTCGGGGCAGGCCATGGCGTCCTCGAGGGTGGCCCGGTCCAGGACGTTGACGTTGAGGTGGAATCCGCCACCGGCCGTGTAGGCGTCCAGGATGCCCACCAGGTTCGCGGCCCGCTCGTCCGGGTCGTGGCCGAGACCCTCGGGGGTGACCGTCGAGGTCAGCGAGATGCCGTCGCGGGCCTGGGCGTACGGGATCTTGGCGACGGACAGCGCGGACGCGATCATGCCGTGCCGGTCGCGGCCGTTCATCGGGTTGGCGCCCGGGGCGAAGGGCGTGCCGGCTGGGCGCCCGTCGGGCGTGGCGCCGGTGTGCAGGCCGTAGACGACGTTGGAGGTGATGGTGAGCACCGACTGCGTGTGCTCGGCGTCCCGGTACGCCGGGTGGCGGGCGATCTTCGCCATGAACGACTCGACCAGACCGGTCGCCAGCGCGTCCGCGCGGTCGTCGTTGTTGCCGTACGCGGGCC
Coding sequences within it:
- the pflA gene encoding pyruvate formate-lyase-activating protein, coding for MNTRHAAAPGPSAPDPAPAGRIHSWDLSTGVDGPGTRFVLFLSGCPLRCLYCANPDTWHMRDGRRATADDVMAEIGRYAAFIGAAGGGVTLTGGEPLLQPAFTAEILRRCRAAGLHTALDTSGFLGARASDELLADTDLVLLDVKSFDVPAYRALTGGELAPTLSFATRLDRLGVPVRIRYVLVPGRTDDEAAVDGLASFAAGLGNVQQIDVLPFHKLGAAKYEALGLPFPLRDTPVPDGALVDRVRAQFRSHGLRAV